The following are encoded together in the Triticum dicoccoides isolate Atlit2015 ecotype Zavitan chromosome 6B, WEW_v2.0, whole genome shotgun sequence genome:
- the LOC119322324 gene encoding uncharacterized protein LOC119322324, which produces MARRHPAATSAKRRAAPPNPSPPPPPADGSLPLLHAASCGDLRLFKRLVRDLDQGRGRPREVVEAAKDQGLVALHFAAGKGRPRVCRYLVDELGVDVDAVDNGELGYRKLYVDQHQFIFQNKPGIPPCPASSPALAAACSTGGSTHGAAMS; this is translated from the exons ATGGCGCGGCGTCACCccgccgccacctcggccaagcgcCGCGCCGCCCCTCCGAACCCTAGCCCGCCCCCTCCGCCCGCCGACGGATCGCTTCCGCTCCTCCACGCGGCGAGCTGCGGCGACCTGCGCCTCTTCAAGA GGCTGGTGAGAGATCTGGATCAGGGCAGGGGCCGTCCCAGGGAGGTGGTGGAGGCGGCCAAGGACCAAGGTCTCGTGGCGCTGCACTTCGCTGCCGGGAAGGGAAGGCCACGGGTGTGCAGGTACCTGGTCGATGAGCTAGGGGTCGATGTGGACGCCGTCGACAATGGAG AATTGGGCTATAGGAAACTGTATGTTGACCAGCACCAGTTTATTTTTCAAAATAAACCGGGGATTCCGCCATGCCCCGCGTCAAGTCCGGCTCTAGCGGCTGCTTGTTCTACCGGAGGAAGCACTCATGGCGCTGCGATGAGTTAG